The sequence CCATAATTCTCCGCAACCGTATTTATTCTTTCTGTGGAACGATTGATTTCAACATCTATAATCTGATTTTTGTATTGAATTTCATCAATCACAAGTTTGACAAATTCCTTAATTTCTTCTTCGTTGATTGTCAACTCTTGATACTTTAATCTAAGTTCTTCTAGCCTTACTTGTTGTTTTAGTTCATCATTGGCAAACTCTAGATAGTTCTTATAATCTTGCTCTTCCAGAGAGTGATTATAATGAATTCTGAATGCCCAATATTGTATTGTTTCTCTTGGAGAAAAAGCTTGTCCTTTAGAATGCCTTGAATGTAGAAAACCAAACCTAAATTGGTTCAACCCCTTCCAGCCATCGAAACTTGGTGCTTTTATATTTACGGTGTTCTGGATTTCTTTAGTCCCAGATTCTAGGAACCTGTTATATTTTGGAGTGTTGAGAGTAGAAATTGTTTCAATACTGCTAGCCTGTATTCCATCTTTATCTAAGTTAGTTTTTTGGTCGTTGGTTAGTTCTGCTATTCTTGATGGTTTAAATTTTATTTTTCTATCGGTTCTGGGGATATCTTTGTTTTGTAATAACTTTTCTAATTCAACCCTTTCCTCCAAGGTAAAAAGAAAAGTTCCCATTAAACGAAACCCAAATTTTTGATACTCCTCACTGTTATAGGCGAACTCGATTGACACAAACTTGTCAAACTGCCCATACATTGAGAATATTTCTTCGTGCGAAAAATTCATATTTTAAAAAGATTATCTTATTTCTAAATGGTTTGCTTACTCTTTAATATAGAGTATTTTATAAATAAATACGTTTTTCCTTATAATTATTTTCCTATTAAATTGTATGTTGTCTGCATCAAATCAATCGAACCTTTAAATGAAATTAGAAGCAGAAATAAAAAACATAAAGAAGATTTTAGTAGATGATGAAAACTTCTTTCAAATACCAGATTATCAAAGACCTTATTCGTGGGACAAGGAGAACATTTCAGACTTAATAGACGATATAATAACAGCCTTTTTACGAAATGATGGTGAGCATTATTTTTGTGGTTCCCTCGTTTTGGTAAATAATCAAACAGACCAGCGTTATGACATTATTGATGGACAGCAGCGTATAACAACCTTTACTATTATTGCTTGTGTTTTTCGAGAACTATACGGGAACGTTATAGGAAAAAAGCCGCATAAGTATATTGCCAATTCAATTCAAGATGAATACGAGGAAAGTAAAAGAAAATTAAAATTTCTCACGAACGAAAAGTATCAAATTGATTTTGAAGAAACTGTTCTGAAAAAGATAGATTTCATTGATACAAAAAACATTGAGAAATCTTTTCCCGACAATAGATATTTGCAAAATGCACACTTCGTAAAAGAATTTTTAGAAGAACGAATTGAGTCAAATAAAGTCAATATTGAAGATTTTATAATCTGGTTTTATGAAAACATTGTATTGACCACAATAATTTGCCCTTCACAAGATAGTGCTATTCAAATATTTAATGTGCTCAATGACAGGGGAATGCCTTTAAGTTCCATAGATATTTTAAAATCTACATTGATGTCTAAATTACCCTCCAAAGAAGATAGAAAGGCATTCAAGGTCAAATGGGAATCAATAAATTCCAATCTAAGCTTTTCTAATTTGGAGATTGACAGTATGTTAAATACCTATTTATATTATAAAATAACCTCCAATCCTAAAAATCGGTTGGATAAAGAGCTGATTGAAGTCTTTGCTAAAGAGGGTAAATCCTCACTTCAGATTATTAAGGAAGTAAGTGATTTTTCGGATTCTTTTATTGAAATGTCCAATCAAGAGGATAAATACGTTTATTGCCTAAGATATTTAAGACATAAAATTTATTGGAATAGTATTTTAACTACGGCACTCTTTGAAAAGTATTCTGAAATACAGAAACTACGAGAATTAATGGTAGCCTACTACTATCAAAATTGGATTGCTGGCGCTACGGTAGCTAGAATAAAGCAGACCTCTTTTAATGTTTTGAAATTGGTGAAAAACAATGCAGGTATTGAACAAATTGAAAATGAGTTTAAATCTAACCTTGATAAGTATTCCACTACAAAAACATTTAAAGAGTCAATTGAGAGTAATACGGTTTATGGAAGAAAATGGGATAGAGCAGTATTGCTTTTAATTGAATATTTTTCCACGGATGAAGATAAAAACTCATTTATTCCTTTAGGGCCAAAATTACATTTGGAACATATTCTGCCAAAAACATTGACACCTTCTTGGAAAGAAACTTTTACTTCCGATGAAATACAACGGTGGACAGATTCCATAGGAAATTTGACACTGCTTTCTCTTCGTAAAAATGTCCAGGCCAAAAACAATAATTTTGAAGAAAAGAAAAATGCTTATCGGGATAAGGACAATGTTAGTACTTCATACGTCATAACCCAACAAGTTCTAGAAGAAAGTCAATGGAATGTAGCATCTCTACAAAGAAGAAAAGAAAGACTGTTGAATAAAGTGTACAATAAGACCTTTATCTTTAGCTAGTTAGAATAGTTCTGATTATGTAAGAGCTAACTAACCACCTCA is a genomic window of Flagellimonas sp. CMM7 containing:
- a CDS encoding DUF262 domain-containing protein; this translates as MKLEAEIKNIKKILVDDENFFQIPDYQRPYSWDKENISDLIDDIITAFLRNDGEHYFCGSLVLVNNQTDQRYDIIDGQQRITTFTIIACVFRELYGNVIGKKPHKYIANSIQDEYEESKRKLKFLTNEKYQIDFEETVLKKIDFIDTKNIEKSFPDNRYLQNAHFVKEFLEERIESNKVNIEDFIIWFYENIVLTTIICPSQDSAIQIFNVLNDRGMPLSSIDILKSTLMSKLPSKEDRKAFKVKWESINSNLSFSNLEIDSMLNTYLYYKITSNPKNRLDKELIEVFAKEGKSSLQIIKEVSDFSDSFIEMSNQEDKYVYCLRYLRHKIYWNSILTTALFEKYSEIQKLRELMVAYYYQNWIAGATVARIKQTSFNVLKLVKNNAGIEQIENEFKSNLDKYSTTKTFKESIESNTVYGRKWDRAVLLLIEYFSTDEDKNSFIPLGPKLHLEHILPKTLTPSWKETFTSDEIQRWTDSIGNLTLLSLRKNVQAKNNNFEEKKNAYRDKDNVSTSYVITQQVLEESQWNVASLQRRKERLLNKVYNKTFIFS